One Sediminicola sp. YIK13 DNA segment encodes these proteins:
- a CDS encoding anti-sigma factor, producing the protein MKDKIKIFLDSDLLEKYLIGSTTKEETLQVERYIAMHPEVREMYLELQDNLEAYAKLHAIKTPDGLKEKILSTIKAQNSLRKRFTRYAVAASVAVFIFAGSSYFFWDQNQNLMQENTIVSNKIKTLEEDMREQLEDVRNQFIVLNNPLTKKYNVKGNKNARDLKAIAYINPVKKLSYLNVRNLPELPEDKCFQMWAEVNGEMVNLGVIKEITDKEKLLALPYAENAIGYITIEQKGGNMAPTVENIVANINY; encoded by the coding sequence ATGAAAGATAAAATAAAAATATTCCTAGATTCCGATCTGTTGGAGAAATACCTAATCGGCTCCACTACCAAGGAAGAGACATTACAGGTAGAGAGATACATAGCCATGCATCCAGAAGTTAGGGAGATGTACCTTGAACTTCAGGACAACTTAGAGGCCTATGCGAAATTGCACGCCATTAAAACGCCGGATGGTCTTAAAGAAAAAATCTTGAGCACCATAAAGGCCCAAAATTCTTTGCGTAAAAGATTTACAAGATATGCGGTGGCCGCCAGTGTAGCCGTATTTATATTTGCAGGCTCCTCTTATTTCTTTTGGGACCAGAACCAAAATCTTATGCAGGAAAATACCATTGTCTCCAATAAAATCAAGACTTTAGAAGAAGATATGAGGGAACAATTGGAGGATGTAAGGAATCAATTTATTGTACTTAACAATCCTTTGACCAAAAAATACAACGTAAAAGGGAATAAAAATGCTAGGGATCTTAAGGCCATAGCCTATATCAACCCTGTTAAAAAACTATCCTATCTCAACGTTAGGAATCTACCCGAGTTACCAGAGGATAAATGTTTCCAAATGTGGGCGGAAGTCAACGGCGAAATGGTAAACCTTGGCGTTATTAAGGAAATAACCGACAAAGAAAAATTGCTGGCCCTTCCTTATGCTGAAAATGCAATTGGATATATTACCATTGAACAAAAAGGTGGCAATATGGCCCCTACTGTGGAAAATATAGTGGCCAATATCAATTATTAA
- a CDS encoding Nif3-like dinuclear metal center hexameric protein translates to MIVNEVTRILEELAPLDYAEDFDNVGLLIGDKKMEVTGILVTLDTLENVVGEAIEKNCNLIVSFHPIIFSGLKKITGKTYVERVVLKCIKNDIALYSMHTALDNAPIGVNSKICEVLGIQNPKILIPQKGTIKKLTTYVPKDSAQVLKEALFEAGAGNIGNYSNCSFSTNGTGSYMAGPNAKPTLGQIGTVHYEEETQINVTYSKGDQGKIINALLQAHPYEEVAYEIQTLENKNQNIGIGMVGTLEKAMSEEDFMQWVKKQMNVTSIRHSGLLGKKIKKVAVLGGSGSFAISAAKGSKADIFITADLKYHQFYEAENKIVLADIGHFETEQFTKNLLVDHLTKKIPNFAISLAESITNPIKYF, encoded by the coding sequence ATGATCGTAAACGAAGTAACCAGAATACTTGAGGAATTGGCTCCATTGGATTATGCAGAGGATTTTGACAATGTAGGTCTGCTCATCGGAGATAAAAAAATGGAGGTAACAGGTATTTTAGTGACCTTGGACACCTTGGAAAATGTGGTTGGTGAGGCCATTGAGAAAAACTGTAATCTGATTGTGAGCTTTCATCCTATCATTTTTAGCGGATTGAAAAAGATTACGGGTAAAACTTATGTGGAAAGGGTTGTCCTCAAATGCATCAAAAATGACATTGCCCTTTATAGCATGCATACGGCATTGGACAATGCCCCAATAGGCGTCAACTCCAAAATATGTGAAGTTTTAGGAATACAAAATCCAAAAATCCTTATTCCGCAAAAAGGAACCATTAAAAAATTGACCACTTATGTTCCCAAGGACAGTGCCCAAGTACTCAAGGAAGCCCTCTTTGAAGCAGGGGCCGGGAACATTGGCAACTATAGCAATTGTAGCTTTTCCACAAATGGAACAGGGAGCTATATGGCCGGGCCAAATGCCAAACCTACGTTAGGGCAAATTGGTACGGTTCATTACGAAGAAGAAACACAGATCAACGTTACCTACTCCAAAGGAGATCAGGGTAAAATTATTAATGCCCTATTACAGGCACATCCCTATGAAGAAGTCGCCTATGAAATACAGACCTTGGAGAACAAAAACCAGAATATAGGCATCGGAATGGTCGGGACTTTGGAAAAAGCCATGAGTGAAGAAGATTTCATGCAATGGGTTAAAAAACAAATGAATGTAACCAGTATACGTCATTCCGGTTTATTGGGCAAAAAGATCAAAAAAGTAGCAGTCTTGGGAGGAAGTGGTTCTTTTGCCATTTCCGCTGCCAAAGGGTCCAAAGCAGATATTTTTATTACAGCTGACCTTAAATATCACCAGTTTTACGAAGCCGAGAACAAAATTGTACTGGCAGATATTGGACATTTTGAAACAGAGCAGTTTACAAAAAATCTATTAGTTGACCATCTTACAAAAAAAATTCCTAATTTTGCAATCTCTTTAGCGGAGAGCATAACAAATCCCATCAAGTATTTTTAA
- the murB gene encoding UDP-N-acetylmuramate dehydrogenase, with protein sequence MTIQENISLKQYNTFGIDAKARYFCEITSLEELREALELEGYPEKFILSGGSNMLITKDISALVLYIHIKGIFVEQEDENHVVLKVMAGENWHEMVLWTLDHNYGGLENLSLIPGFTGTAPIQNIGAYGVELKDCFVSCQAMDVETLELKTFTKKDCQFGYRDSFFKNEGKGKYIITSVNFRLTKKDHQLNTSYGAIETEMEQQKVLYPTIKDVSNAVVAIRKSKLPDPKELGNSGSFFKNPVLTKNEFELFIKDNPEAHYYKVSDQEYKVPAGWLIEQSGFKGKRFGDAGVHKNQALVLVNYGNASGKEIIELAQTIQKKVWDKFQIEIIPEVNIIK encoded by the coding sequence ATGACAATACAAGAGAACATATCCTTAAAACAATACAACACCTTTGGCATAGATGCCAAAGCCAGGTACTTTTGTGAGATCACTTCCTTGGAGGAATTGAGGGAAGCTCTTGAATTGGAGGGCTATCCAGAAAAATTCATTCTAAGCGGCGGCAGCAATATGCTGATTACCAAAGATATTAGTGCTTTGGTGCTTTACATCCACATAAAAGGAATTTTTGTGGAACAGGAAGATGAAAACCATGTTGTTTTAAAGGTGATGGCCGGAGAGAACTGGCATGAAATGGTTCTTTGGACCTTGGACCATAATTATGGTGGCCTTGAAAACTTATCGCTCATCCCCGGATTTACAGGTACCGCCCCTATTCAGAATATCGGAGCCTACGGAGTGGAACTAAAAGATTGTTTTGTTAGCTGCCAAGCCATGGACGTGGAAACTTTGGAACTCAAAACGTTTACAAAAAAGGATTGTCAGTTCGGATATAGGGATTCCTTTTTTAAAAATGAGGGCAAGGGCAAATACATCATTACCTCTGTTAATTTTAGGCTTACAAAAAAAGACCATCAGCTGAATACCTCCTACGGGGCCATAGAAACTGAAATGGAGCAGCAGAAGGTTTTATATCCTACTATAAAAGACGTTTCCAATGCCGTGGTGGCCATTAGAAAAAGTAAGTTGCCAGATCCCAAGGAATTGGGAAATAGCGGTAGCTTTTTTAAAAATCCGGTGCTGACCAAAAATGAATTTGAACTCTTTATCAAAGACAATCCGGAAGCCCATTACTATAAGGTTTCAGACCAGGAGTATAAGGTTCCAGCAGGATGGCTTATAGAACAAAGTGGTTTCAAGGGAAAAAGATTTGGTGATGCGGGTGTACATAAAAACCAAGCCTTGGTCCTGGTCAATTACGGCAATGCCAGTGGAAAGGAAATTATAGAATTGGCACAGACGATCCAAAAGAAGGTGTGGGACAAATTTCAAATAGAAATTATACCTGAAGTAAATATCATAAAATAA
- the gap gene encoding type I glyceraldehyde-3-phosphate dehydrogenase, which translates to MNKVNIGINGFGRIGRTVCRLMLDNPHLNVVAINDLADARTLAHLLKYDSIHGVSQEQIGHEGNHILVNDKKIALLNHEHPQQINWASLEVDIVIEATGKFKTKADLQFHLDNGAKKVILSAPPVDDNIKMVVYGVNEEIITEDDHIISNASCTTNNAAPMIKVIDDLCGVEQAYITTVHSYTSDQSLHDQPHRDLRRSRAASQSIIPTTTGAAKALTTIFPTLADVIGGCGIRVPVPNGSLTDITLNVKKETSIQEINAAFEKISNEELKNIIFYTEDPIVSIDINNSSYSCTFDSQMTSVIGKMVKIIGWYDNETGYSCRIIDLINLLIKKKYV; encoded by the coding sequence ATGAATAAAGTAAATATTGGTATCAATGGTTTTGGTAGAATAGGAAGAACGGTCTGTAGATTAATGCTAGACAATCCCCACCTAAATGTGGTAGCCATTAATGATCTGGCCGATGCCAGAACCCTGGCCCATTTGTTAAAATACGACAGTATCCATGGGGTATCCCAAGAACAAATAGGACACGAGGGAAACCATATTTTAGTGAACGATAAAAAAATTGCCCTACTAAATCATGAGCATCCCCAACAAATTAATTGGGCATCCCTTGAAGTTGATATTGTCATCGAGGCCACTGGGAAATTTAAAACCAAAGCGGATCTTCAATTTCATTTGGACAACGGAGCGAAGAAGGTGATTTTATCTGCCCCTCCTGTGGACGACAATATAAAAATGGTTGTCTATGGCGTAAACGAGGAAATCATTACAGAGGATGACCACATCATCTCCAATGCCTCCTGCACTACCAACAACGCAGCTCCCATGATAAAGGTTATAGATGACCTTTGTGGAGTAGAACAGGCCTACATAACCACAGTACATTCTTATACCTCAGATCAAAGCCTGCATGACCAACCCCATCGGGATCTAAGAAGATCTAGGGCCGCCTCCCAATCCATTATCCCCACTACAACTGGAGCAGCAAAGGCTTTGACCACCATTTTCCCAACTTTAGCCGACGTTATTGGAGGGTGTGGCATACGTGTTCCCGTGCCAAATGGCTCCTTGACAGACATTACTTTGAATGTAAAAAAAGAGACCTCCATCCAGGAAATTAATGCGGCATTTGAGAAAATTTCTAACGAAGAATTAAAAAATATTATTTTTTACACTGAAGACCCTATAGTTTCTATTGATATAAACAATAGTTCTTATTCTTGTACGTTTGATTCTCAGATGACTTCCGTAATTGGAAAAATGGTTAAAATAATCGGTTGGTATGACAATGAAACAGGATACAGTTGCAGAATTATTGACCTAATTAATTTATTGATCAAGAAAAAGTACGTTTGA
- the lipA gene encoding lipoyl synthase — MSIETVESVSPPKGKPKWLRVKLPTGKKYTQLRGLVDKYNLHTICTSGSCPNMGECWGEGTATFMILGNVCTRSCGFCGVKTGRPEDVDWEEPEKVARSIKIMGIKHAVITSVDRDDIKDMGSIIWAETVKAIRRMNPTTTLETLIPDFQGIETHLDRIIAVSPEVVSHNMETVKRLTREVRIQAKYERSLEVLRYLKDNGAKRTKSGIMLGLGELEEEVIETMEDLRKANVDVITIGQYLQPSKKHLPVKEFILPEQFKKYEELGLKMGFRHVESGALVRSSYKAHKHID, encoded by the coding sequence ATGAGCATTGAAACCGTAGAAAGTGTAAGTCCACCTAAAGGAAAACCAAAATGGCTACGTGTAAAACTTCCTACCGGAAAAAAATATACCCAATTAAGGGGTCTGGTAGACAAATATAATCTCCATACCATTTGTACTTCGGGAAGCTGTCCCAATATGGGCGAATGCTGGGGTGAAGGAACAGCAACCTTTATGATCCTAGGAAACGTCTGTACCCGTTCTTGTGGGTTCTGCGGCGTAAAGACCGGGAGACCTGAGGATGTAGATTGGGAAGAACCAGAAAAAGTGGCACGCTCCATTAAAATAATGGGTATTAAGCATGCCGTAATAACTTCCGTGGATAGGGACGATATCAAAGATATGGGTTCCATTATCTGGGCCGAAACGGTCAAGGCTATCCGAAGAATGAATCCAACCACCACTTTGGAAACCCTAATTCCTGATTTTCAAGGAATAGAAACCCATTTGGACCGTATCATAGCCGTCTCGCCAGAGGTTGTTTCCCACAACATGGAAACGGTCAAAAGATTAACGAGAGAAGTACGGATCCAGGCCAAATATGAAAGAAGTTTGGAAGTTTTGAGGTATTTGAAGGACAATGGTGCCAAAAGGACCAAATCCGGAATAATGCTCGGACTTGGAGAATTGGAAGAAGAGGTAATTGAGACTATGGAAGACCTGAGAAAGGCTAACGTAGATGTGATAACCATTGGACAATACCTGCAGCCTTCCAAAAAACACTTGCCGGTAAAAGAATTTATTCTTCCGGAGCAATTTAAGAAATACGAAGAATTGGGTCTAAAGATGGGCTTTAGACATGTAGAAAGTGGAGCCTTGGTGAGATCTTCCTACAAGGCACATAAGCACATCGATTAA
- a CDS encoding RNA polymerase sigma factor: MSVLLEKHIVELLQERNEKAISLLYEHYGDTLFGVAYKVVKDHDLAQDIVQESFVKIWKKSDSYDSSKAKLFTWLFRITRNTAIDKLRSVNTKTDKEIQMDVSDVYRIGVESTRPELMDVREHLDKLESKYQIVLDALFFQGMTQQEASEELDIPLGTIKSRLKIGLRELKKIYGSTMVLLSILSLLS, encoded by the coding sequence ATGAGCGTACTTCTAGAAAAGCATATTGTTGAATTGTTACAGGAACGAAATGAAAAAGCCATTTCCCTTCTGTATGAGCATTATGGCGACACCTTATTCGGTGTTGCTTATAAAGTGGTCAAAGATCACGACCTCGCCCAGGATATCGTTCAAGAAAGTTTTGTGAAGATTTGGAAAAAGTCGGACTCCTATGATTCTTCCAAAGCCAAGCTCTTCACATGGCTATTTCGTATTACCAGAAATACGGCCATAGACAAATTGAGAAGCGTAAACACAAAAACCGACAAGGAAATCCAAATGGATGTTTCCGACGTATATAGAATAGGCGTAGAAAGCACTAGGCCAGAGCTAATGGATGTTCGAGAACATTTGGACAAGTTGGAATCCAAGTATCAAATTGTGTTGGATGCCCTCTTTTTTCAGGGTATGACACAACAAGAGGCCAGCGAAGAACTGGACATACCCTTGGGGACCATAAAATCTAGATTAAAAATCGGGCTTCGAGAGTTAAAGAAAATTTACGGCTCTACAATGGTGCTATTGTCCATATTAAGCTTATTGTCATGA
- a CDS encoding zinc ribbon domain-containing protein has protein sequence MATKTEATAEEKLRALYDLQLIDSRVDEIRNVRGELPLEVEDLEDEVLGLKTRLDKLKTDVETINYEITAKKNLIDESKVLVKKYTEQQKNVRNSREFNSLTKEVEFQELEIQLAEKNIKEFKVQIEQKKEVISQTKERLSEREAHLKHKKSELDAILAETEKEEKALIKKSAEYEEQIEDRLVKAYKRIRQNVKNGLAVVPIERGASGGSFFTIPPQVQVEIASRKKIITDEHSGRILVDPVLAEEEQEKMQKLFSKL, from the coding sequence ATGGCAACAAAAACAGAAGCAACAGCAGAAGAAAAATTAAGAGCATTATATGATTTGCAATTAATTGATTCTAGAGTTGACGAGATACGAAATGTTCGTGGAGAATTACCTTTGGAAGTAGAAGATTTAGAAGATGAGGTGCTTGGCCTTAAAACAAGATTGGATAAGTTAAAAACCGATGTTGAAACCATCAACTATGAGATAACTGCCAAAAAGAACCTTATTGACGAATCTAAAGTTTTGGTAAAAAAATATACCGAACAACAAAAGAACGTTAGAAACAGTAGAGAGTTCAACTCATTGACCAAAGAAGTGGAATTTCAGGAACTGGAAATTCAATTGGCTGAAAAGAACATCAAGGAGTTCAAAGTTCAAATTGAGCAGAAAAAAGAAGTTATTTCCCAGACAAAAGAACGTCTATCTGAAAGAGAAGCACATCTAAAGCACAAGAAAAGTGAATTGGATGCTATCTTGGCGGAAACCGAAAAGGAAGAAAAGGCCTTGATAAAGAAATCTGCTGAATACGAAGAGCAAATTGAAGATCGCCTGGTCAAAGCCTATAAACGCATCCGACAAAATGTTAAAAACGGACTTGCCGTTGTTCCAATTGAAAGGGGAGCTTCAGGTGGTTCTTTCTTTACTATCCCGCCACAAGTGCAGGTAGAAATTGCTTCACGTAAAAAAATTATTACGGATGAGCATAGCGGAAGAATCTTGGTAGATCCTGTTTTAGCAGAAGAAGAGCAAGAGAAAATGCAAAAATTGTTCTCTAAATTATAA
- the lpxK gene encoding tetraacyldisaccharide 4'-kinase, which produces MKVLRKIGFPISLVYGLVVYIRNILFDRGFFKSISFSTPTICVGNLSVGGTGKTPMIEYLIALLKEDRKLAVLSRGYGRKSKGFIKAGPTTTVEQIGDEPFQIYKKYPEVTMVVDADRRHGISLLEAQEEPDLILLDDAYQHRKVQPSFAILLTAHGQLYVDDWFLPTGNLRDSKKEAQRADIIMVTKCPPNIRLKEQEKIIKKLQPLKHQKVLFSSLVYDTVLQGEGGNLELQELRTKKVLLVTGIANPRPLVTYLKDASIAMEHLEFGDHHFFTEKEIDVFNSKELVLTTEKDFVRLKGKVDNLFYIRIEHKLLGEGRKQLKEALSSL; this is translated from the coding sequence ATGAAGGTACTCAGAAAAATAGGGTTTCCAATTTCCCTGGTCTATGGATTGGTAGTCTATATTAGAAATATACTGTTCGATAGGGGATTTTTTAAATCCATTTCCTTCAGTACGCCCACCATTTGTGTGGGAAACTTAAGTGTAGGGGGAACAGGGAAAACCCCCATGATTGAATATCTGATTGCACTATTAAAGGAAGATCGCAAACTAGCTGTCCTAAGCAGGGGATATGGAAGGAAAAGCAAAGGTTTTATAAAGGCTGGACCAACTACCACAGTTGAGCAAATTGGGGACGAACCTTTTCAGATCTATAAAAAATACCCTGAAGTTACCATGGTGGTAGATGCCGATAGGAGGCACGGAATCTCACTATTGGAAGCCCAAGAGGAGCCCGATCTCATCTTATTGGATGACGCCTATCAACATCGCAAGGTGCAGCCTTCATTTGCCATTCTTTTAACTGCCCACGGCCAGTTATATGTTGATGATTGGTTTTTGCCTACCGGGAATTTAAGGGATAGCAAAAAGGAAGCCCAAAGGGCCGATATTATTATGGTAACCAAATGTCCGCCCAATATAAGGCTGAAAGAGCAAGAAAAAATCATTAAAAAGTTACAACCCTTAAAACATCAAAAGGTATTGTTCAGCAGTTTGGTTTATGATACAGTCTTACAAGGGGAAGGTGGCAACTTGGAGCTGCAAGAACTTCGCACTAAAAAGGTGTTGTTGGTTACGGGTATCGCCAATCCAAGGCCATTGGTCACTTATTTGAAAGACGCCTCAATAGCCATGGAGCATCTGGAGTTTGGGGACCATCATTTTTTTACGGAAAAAGAAATCGACGTTTTTAATTCCAAAGAGCTCGTCTTGACCACAGAAAAGGATTTTGTAAGGCTAAAGGGTAAGGTTGATAATCTTTTTTATATCAGAATAGAGCACAAGTTGCTTGGAGAAGGCCGAAAGCAATTAAAGGAAGCCCTCTCTTCTTTATGA
- a CDS encoding RNA polymerase sigma factor, whose product MDKTKDTLKITIEKAKLGNQIAFSTLLDTYWNNVYGFQLIRTRNENDAEDITIQTFSKAFDKIDTYDDAYDFNTWLIAISKNLHVDLIRKRKRNIFENTGDGSNEAIKRVLDDAPSAEDQLIREQDLATLLHYIKQLKPHYQQVINLRYFNELSYADIAVELKEPLNNVKVKLLRAKKLLAEVIKNKK is encoded by the coding sequence TTGGACAAAACTAAAGATACACTTAAGATTACCATAGAAAAGGCTAAACTGGGAAATCAGATAGCCTTTAGCACGCTATTGGATACCTATTGGAACAATGTATACGGGTTTCAGCTCATAAGGACCAGAAATGAAAATGACGCTGAAGATATTACCATCCAAACATTTTCAAAAGCTTTTGACAAAATTGACACCTACGATGATGCCTACGACTTCAATACGTGGTTGATCGCCATTTCCAAAAATTTACATGTAGACCTCATTCGAAAGCGTAAACGAAATATTTTTGAAAATACCGGTGACGGCAGCAATGAGGCCATTAAAAGAGTTTTAGATGATGCCCCATCGGCAGAAGACCAGCTGATTAGGGAGCAAGACTTGGCTACCCTTTTACATTACATAAAGCAGTTGAAGCCCCATTACCAACAAGTCATTAATCTCAGGTACTTCAATGAGTTGAGTTACGCAGACATAGCCGTGGAACTCAAGGAACCCCTCAACAATGTAAAAGTGAAATTACTCCGCGCCAAAAAACTCCTGGCAGAAGTGATCAAGAACAAAAAATAA
- a CDS encoding tetratricopeptide repeat-containing hybrid sensor histidine kinase/response regulator, with translation MRIKFRYTGNVKFLLMVVIMSTFHFVSAQDNKAPETDIETYFAEARKYKNQNKIDLAIKAMVKVAELAEENEDSKTIIDSYHEISLLNSKLERQENAIWYYERAEIFLKAITYPHGNATHQYIEALNYFRNDKPYQALDLLEEARSLSNDRHLLNLISLLEANICLKIEKYRVASTNFNSLVVNSDIHEKAYLTTKAYLGLTQLNIALDSLESAAKNGTNALTLARENDFHQEILEANELLGKAFEKLGQFDSALVYNRNLLQIKDSLIAIEKINAQVKTADQLRGELMESTIKKQDVEIKELNESSSRSEITAILTSAFLTIISLLAVSLYRNNQIKLKTNDLLHTKNRELQTARDAAVQSMEAKTNFLSTVSHELRTPLYAVTGLTHLLLEENPSKKQEEHLKALKFSGDYLLNFINDILQINKIDADKLEPLNIKFSLKKVLTEVINSLQQSAKANKTVINLDYDPNIPSHLLSDPLKLSQIFINLVGNALKFTKKGEVTVITKLQEQYEDEVIIYFEVKDTGIGIAPEKQENIFDSFEQGSIQINREYGGTGLGLTIVKSLLGLFDSKIKLKSELGKGSSFFFELTLKTTQGSEIEDMNFQVQEKDYDLTGLHILIVEDNKINQVITKKMLLKKEVTCDIASNGTDAIEMVRNNTYDAVLMDIHMPGISGEEATIEIRKFNTTLPIIALTAISLDDSLESFYEAGVNDVVTKPFKPEVFYQKIGQNVFSPKINNPTS, from the coding sequence TTGAGAATAAAATTCAGATATACAGGAAATGTAAAATTCCTATTGATGGTGGTGATCATGTCCACTTTTCATTTCGTTTCCGCTCAGGACAATAAGGCCCCTGAGACGGACATAGAGACGTATTTCGCGGAAGCAAGAAAATATAAGAACCAAAACAAGATAGATCTCGCCATAAAGGCCATGGTCAAAGTTGCAGAATTGGCTGAGGAAAATGAGGATAGCAAGACCATTATTGATAGCTATCACGAAATCTCCCTATTAAATTCAAAATTGGAAAGGCAAGAGAATGCCATTTGGTACTATGAACGTGCAGAAATATTTCTTAAGGCTATAACCTACCCACACGGTAATGCCACCCATCAGTATATTGAGGCCCTCAATTATTTTAGAAACGATAAGCCTTACCAGGCTCTGGACTTACTTGAAGAAGCCAGAAGTTTAAGCAATGATAGACATCTTTTAAATCTAATCTCTTTATTGGAGGCAAACATCTGCCTCAAAATTGAAAAATACAGGGTTGCTTCCACGAATTTTAATTCCTTGGTAGTCAATAGCGATATTCACGAGAAGGCTTATCTGACCACAAAAGCTTATTTGGGGCTTACACAATTGAATATAGCCTTAGACAGTTTAGAATCGGCCGCAAAAAACGGAACAAATGCACTGACCCTTGCTCGGGAAAATGATTTCCATCAAGAAATTTTGGAAGCCAATGAATTGTTGGGAAAAGCCTTCGAAAAGTTAGGACAATTTGATTCTGCACTGGTTTACAACAGAAATCTTCTCCAGATCAAAGATTCCTTGATTGCCATTGAAAAAATTAATGCCCAAGTCAAAACTGCAGATCAGTTACGAGGAGAATTGATGGAGAGCACCATAAAAAAGCAGGATGTAGAAATAAAAGAATTAAATGAATCCTCTAGCCGTTCCGAGATTACGGCCATTTTGACTTCCGCCTTTTTGACCATTATATCTCTTTTGGCCGTTTCATTATACAGGAACAACCAGATTAAACTAAAAACAAACGATTTACTGCATACTAAAAACAGAGAACTACAAACTGCCAGGGATGCCGCAGTACAGTCCATGGAGGCCAAAACCAATTTTCTATCAACGGTAAGCCACGAATTGCGGACACCCTTGTATGCGGTTACGGGACTTACGCATTTACTATTAGAAGAAAATCCAAGTAAAAAACAAGAAGAGCATTTAAAAGCTCTAAAATTTTCTGGGGATTATTTATTGAATTTCATCAATGACATCCTACAGATCAATAAAATTGATGCCGATAAGCTAGAACCTTTAAATATAAAATTCAGCCTTAAAAAGGTACTTACAGAAGTCATCAACTCTTTACAACAAAGTGCCAAAGCCAACAAGACGGTAATTAATTTGGATTACGATCCAAACATTCCTAGCCATTTACTGAGTGATCCATTAAAATTATCCCAGATATTCATCAACCTGGTTGGTAACGCCCTTAAATTCACCAAGAAAGGAGAGGTAACGGTAATAACCAAACTTCAGGAACAATATGAGGATGAGGTCATTATTTATTTTGAGGTAAAAGATACCGGAATTGGAATTGCCCCTGAAAAACAGGAAAACATCTTTGATAGTTTTGAACAAGGATCCATTCAGATCAATAGGGAATATGGAGGCACAGGACTTGGCCTTACTATTGTAAAGAGCTTACTTGGTCTTTTTGATAGTAAGATCAAATTAAAAAGTGAACTTGGGAAAGGTAGCTCCTTCTTTTTTGAGCTTACTCTTAAAACCACACAGGGCAGTGAAATTGAGGACATGAACTTCCAAGTGCAAGAAAAGGATTATGACCTGACGGGACTGCATATTTTGATTGTGGAGGACAACAAGATCAACCAAGTCATTACCAAAAAGATGCTTCTTAAAAAAGAAGTGACCTGTGATATTGCCAGCAATGGTACAGATGCCATAGAAATGGTCAGAAATAACACTTACGATGCTGTACTGATGGATATTCATATGCCTGGTATTAGTGGAGAGGAGGCAACCATAGAAATAAGGAAATTCAACACCACATTACCCATAATAGCTTTGACAGCTATCTCATTGGATGACAGTTTGGAAAGTTTCTATGAGGCAGGGGTCAATGATGTGGTGACCAAACCATTTAAGCCAGAAGTCTTTTATCAAAAAATTGGCCAGAATGTCTTTTCTCCGAAAATCAACAATCCAACTTCATAA